From Pseudomonas sp. G.S.17, the proteins below share one genomic window:
- a CDS encoding SDR family oxidoreductase: MYIVTGATGQLGRLVVEQLLKVVPASQIVAAVRSPEKAADLIALGVKVRHADYARPETLDSAFKGAEKLLLISSSELGQRAAQHQAVIDAAKRVGVQLLAYTSVLRADSSPLSVAVEHRQTEAALHKSGLPFVLLRNGWYTENYTAGIPGALAHGAVFGSAGGGRISSASRADYAAAAVAVLTAEDNQAGRTYELAGDDSYTLAEFAAELSRQSGQAIAYTDLPQADFEAALIQAGLPSFVAALLANSDVGASKGALFDEGHQLSSLIGRRTVPLAQTVVAGLNN, encoded by the coding sequence ATGTACATTGTCACCGGTGCAACCGGCCAGCTCGGCCGCCTGGTAGTCGAACAATTGCTCAAGGTCGTTCCGGCCTCGCAGATCGTCGCGGCGGTGCGCTCTCCGGAAAAAGCCGCCGACCTGATTGCCCTGGGCGTCAAGGTCCGGCATGCCGACTACGCCCGGCCAGAAACCCTGGACAGCGCGTTCAAAGGTGCTGAAAAGCTGCTGCTGATCTCCTCCAGTGAACTGGGCCAACGTGCGGCGCAGCACCAGGCCGTGATCGATGCCGCCAAGCGTGTCGGCGTGCAACTGCTCGCTTATACCAGCGTGCTGCGCGCCGATTCTTCACCCCTGAGCGTGGCCGTCGAACATCGCCAAACCGAGGCGGCGCTGCACAAATCAGGCCTGCCTTTCGTGCTGCTGCGCAACGGCTGGTACACGGAAAACTACACGGCGGGCATCCCCGGCGCATTGGCTCATGGCGCGGTGTTTGGCAGCGCTGGCGGCGGTCGGATCAGTTCCGCGTCGCGAGCTGATTATGCCGCTGCGGCGGTGGCGGTGTTGACCGCCGAGGACAATCAGGCGGGTCGCACCTACGAACTGGCCGGAGACGACTCCTATACGTTGGCCGAATTTGCCGCCGAACTGTCCAGGCAGTCCGGTCAAGCCATCGCCTACACCGACCTGCCTCAAGCTGACTTCGAAGCCGCGTTGATTCAGGCTGGCCTGCCGAGTTTCGTCGCGGCGCTGTTGGCCAACTCGGATGTCGGCGCGTCCAAGGGGGCGCTGTTCGATGAGGGGCATCAGCTCAGTTCGCTGATCGGTCGCCGAACCGTACCACTGGCACAGACCGTCGTGGCTGGACTGAACAACTGA
- a CDS encoding helix-turn-helix domain-containing protein — protein sequence MTQSARVPTEFCSTIMQARSGELMATDCPSRIILSHVCSRWGVLVLVVLRGGMHRFSELRRKIGGVSEKMLSQTLQNLEHDGFVERKALPVVPPHVEYRLTPLGEEVALQVDTLASWIEGNLPRIMEARGL from the coding sequence ATGACGCAAAGTGCCAGGGTCCCCACAGAGTTCTGTTCGACCATCATGCAAGCCCGCTCCGGGGAGCTGATGGCCACCGATTGCCCGTCGAGAATTATCCTCAGCCATGTCTGTAGCCGCTGGGGCGTGTTGGTGTTGGTGGTGTTGCGCGGCGGCATGCATCGCTTCAGTGAACTGCGTCGCAAGATCGGCGGTGTCAGCGAGAAAATGCTTTCGCAAACCCTGCAGAATCTGGAACACGATGGTTTTGTGGAACGCAAAGCGCTGCCCGTGGTGCCGCCCCACGTCGAATATCGGTTGACGCCTCTGGGCGAAGAAGTGGCGTTGCAGGTCGATACCTTGGCGAGCTGGATAGAAGGTAATCTGCCAAGGATCATGGAAGCGCGGGGCTTGTAG